TTGGGTAAGCGCGTTCTGCGCGGCCAACAGCGCCAGCGTCTTGTCCTGCAGGGCGCGATTGTTCGCGGCCATGACCCCGGTAGCGCGCAGCGCCGCGCCCATCGCCACGGCAATGATCGCCAACGCCACCAGCACTTCGATCAGCGTAAAGCCGCGCTCGCGGTTGCGCTTGCGGTCGCATTCAGGCGGGCATGTTGCGTCAACAGCGCCGGCGACGCCAGCGGCCGCCGTGATCGCGCCCTCGGCAACGCCTTTGACCGATGCGTCAGCGAATCTCATAGCGCCCCGCAGCGTCGCGTTGCAGCGTGACGTGCCCATCAGCCGTGCTCAGCGTCAGCGTCATCGGTGCGGCAACCCATTCGGTATTGAAGATCAGCGGGCGATCCGGATCCAGCCGCCATTGCACCGGCGCGGCCGACCAGG
The DNA window shown above is from Achromobacter spanius and carries:
- the gspI gene encoding type II secretion system minor pseudopilin GspI, producing MRFADASVKGVAEGAITAAAGVAGAVDATCPPECDRKRNRERGFTLIEVLVALAIIAVAMGAALRATGVMAANNRALQDKTLALLAAQNALTQLRLEQALPRAGTQMVPCPQGGLALQCELVFTNSMNRSFRQVSVKVHDAASPRDGAILLQLDGLLSSLR